The following DNA comes from Palaemon carinicauda isolate YSFRI2023 chromosome 27, ASM3689809v2, whole genome shotgun sequence.
TCGCTTGTTATTTATTATTCATGGATATTGCAAGTGCATTAAAACAAACACAAAGTGTCGCATGCATAAGCGGGAGCTATTTGCACGCACtatcatatatgcatatttgcATTCAAAATTACTTGCATACAAACGCGAAATTGGTTGTTTACTGTTTATCTATCTGAATTGCATCGTCTGTTTAATTTGCTCTTTCGCATTATTAGTGAATTTGGTAAGAAATTAATTAAGCAAACTTACTCAACACATTAAaggtaaaatatctttaaaatattcaaagttgtggaatgatcctcataatcgggtagttgaatcgattgaacttcaaaagttacagcaaatgtttttattttgtgcaGCCTaagattctttttattgtttagatatgaaagatatgATTTAGtactattacttttcttaaaatattttttgtaattgttcattacgtctcatatactttatttattaccttgtttcctttctcaattggctattttttactgttggggcccttgggcttatagtatcctgcttttacaactagggttgtagtttggatgataataataataataataataataataataataacaatcataaaaataaaatacgaCAACAAACCAATTTTGCTTCCAGGTAACTATCATTCTATCAATACTTTGAATTCTAAGAATAAATCTTTAAAATGAATTACCGAGAAGACAATCCATCATGAATAAACTTCCTTTAACATCTACCTGAACTGCTGTCCAATTCCAGAGGCGGCCACTTTGATGGATGGATCTGACCAGAGATATGTGCGCGCCGGTAGCACTATACAGCTCTCCTGCAAGACTTCCATAGTCTCTCAACCGCCAGGTAAGTTTCCGTCAAcgctttgtgtgtgtgtctgttgacTTAATTATCCAACCCttgtttgatatatttgtttaaagGGAAAACGTATTTTGCAAGAGCTTCCATAAAAGTCATACGAACAAAcactagtatcatatatatatatatatatatatatatatatatatatatatatatatatatatatatatagagagagagagagagagagagagagagagagagagagagagagagagagagaggggggggggtaacgtGGTAAATTGACTAACTTCAGTGAAACTAGCCATAAAGAAGTGTAAGCAATAACAGTACTGTTCCTTATTTCCctacatttgttttcctaaatatatacttttacacacagacacacacacaaatatatatatatatatatatatatatatatatatatatatatatatatatatatatatatatatatatatatatatatatatatatatatacgatgcatGTAAACGTTTATCCAAGATATATGTCCTTTTCATTAATCTAACAGACATCAGCGACTTTCAGTAAATGCAAACAATTCTATATTCAATATGTCGAACACCGTTTAATACTAGAGTCATGACATTAAAGCgttataataaaaaaactaaaaatatccgTTTATATCTCACCAATCCCCTCAGCTTTATTTTGATTTACGGTAAAACTTTGCTTGCAACCTGAAATGAAATTCTCATATGCTTTTATGACGATTGTTTAGGATTAAAGACAAAATATATTACCTTTTTATAGTTGGCTTCGGATATGGAACAAAACTACGGCGATGTTATTTCATGTGGCCTGGAAAAAAGAGATACATGATATTAACGAAGTATATTCATGCAGAGTGCATTGCATTTCAGCATATGAAATTGCATTAAACGGTCAGGAATTTCAAGTGATATTTTCAGTTTACTTTACACCATTGCGTAACAATCTAATTTCATGAACAGTAAGTTATTTAAGTTATTATCACCCCATATCGATTTCTTGTGGGTCTGAGTATCATATTCGCTTTGATATCAATACGTCTACATTTCAAATCAATTTTCAgtaattataaatttttataaaagatTTTGAAATGTTTATTATGGATATATCTATTtcacatcacaaaaattcaaaacaaatactGTTGCAAACATAAAACTACATACCAATGGTTTATTATTTCCATACCTACATTTCTATTAACTTTATTTCCTTCAAAATTAGACATCTTTTGTGCATTTTGCTAAAAACAATCTGGTAAAACAGAATTACTATACCAAATTAGGTAAATTAGATCGTATATTTCCATTGAGATATATGGAAAGCCTCCAATTATACGGAAAACATGAGATGAGTTTCCAATTAGATTGTAGAGGTGATCTTTACTGGTCCACCCCTATAGTCTTCTCTCCTATTTTCCAGGTTTTCCAGTCTTGGCCTATAGTTTTTCCTGGTTTTATTGTTGTTACAAAGACTTGGAAACCTGTCTAAGCATTATCTCTATCAGGGTTACTATACCAGGAAACTAATAAATAAACCTTCACTTATCTCTTCCAGGTCTATTTAATCGGCAGACTGAAAACTAACATCTCCgctcttatcatcattattatttttttttgaggttttcTTTCCCTTATTTATCAAAGTTCTTTgaaattagtaaaatataaaattaGCTCTTTTTGTCTTTATCCGGGTATTTTACTGTATTGGATTAGAAATAAGTCTTGCTTACTGCTTCCgttctttttaattatatacagAATAAGTATCCAACTATTTCCACCAGGTCTTTATCTTTGTTAGAATCTGGAAAAAAGATTGTCTTTTCAAAGTCTTATTTTATTGGCCAGGTCTTATTTATTCTCCCGGCCTCTGCAAACCAGACTCTTGTTATCTCTCTTCCAGGTCTACTTTACTGGTACAGGGACTCCGAAATCCTTAAGCGCGCCGGCAGAGTGAACATCACGACGCAGCTGGAGAACGAGACAGTGAGCAAACTCATGATTCACAACGCTCGAATCAGCGATTCGGGAAACTATACGTGTTGGCCGACCAAGTTTCTACCCGCGTCTGTCATGGTTCATGTCATCCCAGGTAAGGAATGGACGTTTTCACAGCTtccatattttttcctatttttttcgaCTTTCGTTTTTCATTTCATCCACGAACGCCAAGTAATTGACGCGTTAAAAACAAGAAACTAATAATGGAAgggattttttttcaactttttttaaatttcattctcgGAGGCCAAGCAATTGATGCGTTAAATAGAAGAAAATTATAATGGAGACTCAACCTCACAatagattttattaataaattaaacaaaataattatgaaaatctatattttttcagaTAACTTTTAACACATATGCAGTTGaatcttttatcttctcttcagATTGATTTTTTCAACAACTTGATTTACTTGATATGTGTAATTAAAGCAATTTCTTGATAATAGAAAACTTTATGAGTCATGCGTTCTTAAAAATTAAATGGAAACCAAAACACTTACATCTAAAAGATATTGAAGTCACTAGGAAATGtttgttttcttaaaaattatttataatcttTCTGAAATGATTAATTGTCATGTTATTAACTTACTTTTTGAAATGATTCAATAACACTATGTTActaacattttcaaaataatttcattaCCATATGTAATTAACTAATGCAATAAAAAACTATCATTGCCTTTCTCGTGGTTATTCCTTTGCCATTTTGACTTATTGAGATGCAATCCTATTgtattttacttgaaaaaaaaaaaaaaaaaaaaaaaaaaaaaaaaaaaaaaaaaaaaaaaaaaaaaattctcaaaatatgagtatttatatttattgtcaACGCAATGAAAGCTTTGAAGTAAGTATGTAACACTTCATAAGATTTCatgatgtacagttggatacatgagttcctggcacacctctctcggAAGAAGTGCActgtgtcacacccttacttcgcaaaCAGATAATgtaggaagagaaggaagaggtggTGGGTGGGATTAAACACAGGAACTTGCAgtgtagtaagggtgtggctgggtgcatttCTTCAGACCGAGGTGTAcaaagaattcctgtgtccaactgtaccttaaatGTACTAATTCAATCCACTCACAAGTCATAAGgaaatattgttttgttttcaatttctTATCGAACTAAGGAATTTTCCCCTCAAAACACCTCAATCTTCACACTTCCAGAGGAGAAAACAGCGGCCAAATCGCAGGGCGGAGGAAGCAACGGTAATAGCAACAGTAACAGCGGTTCAACCACGACTGCCACAACGGCGTCCTCTGCCAGTGTCCATCCGGGGCTACGATGGAATTGGATGCTCATGCTGGTGGTGGCAATGATCTCGCAAGCCTATATCATGCCCGTCCACACAGGTCCAAGTCTTATTCCAGGCCCTATCAGATAGTTCAGTTAGCTCGTTCGCTACCGTAGGTCCCAACCAGCAGCTGACTTGACCTCATCATTTGACTTTTCTTGCATCTCTGACAATGGTTGATGTGGCCCACGAAGACGATACTAAAAATCCGCTTCAGAGCGTTCCTTCAACTCTCAATTAGCTCATGGTGAAGCGTGACGTCACGGCTCACCTGGGTACAAGCTTATGTGCTCCAGTTTTTTTCTACCCTAAGatgagaaaaatataaacaaaatgataTGGATAAAGTGTTTATGATGATAGTCTCTCTTCCATGACTTCTCGTGTTCTTTACCTGGACTGCACGTGTGCAGTCCATTCGTGTTCAAATTAAGTGCATGGGTGTAACCTGTTGAAATATTCAAATCAAAACTAAGTCCTTTTTTTCGTAGCTGGTCACTGAAGTTTTGACAAACGGTTGTATAAGCTCTAAGGAGATTTATCATGATGCTTGTTACAAGCAGTTCCAGCGATATCATGTAATGTATGGAACCATTTTATACTTCTGTTCGAAGAATTTTGGAAATCATTTCTCTTTAAAAAGATTCAGTTTGCAGTTTATCAAATATAATAAAACGTGCAGAGGACAGAATTATTTTCTACAACATTCCATTGTATACATTCTTTTATATACATTTCTCAACAGcgtttaaaaaaaaacttacaattatTTATTCTGAAACTCATAAATAGTATATTAAAGTTTCATGAAGTAATACAAATGACTTAGCAGCCAAGAACAAAAACAAACAGACAACAAATGTCAATATGTGCCTTCatctattttatttcctttatttattacttctttcaaTCATTATAGAGATGTCCCAGGGAGGTGTGGTAAAAACGCCTGATAATGTTAAACCTAAAAGAATTCCAAGAAGCTTTTTACCATTGTTAGAATGAACTACAGTATTCGGTCTATAGATGCGTCCACACGTGCTCTAAAACAAGTGCTCGCAACAAGTATTTAGCAAGCTCACTAACAAGCAGGTAACAAGTTTGTTAACAGTCCTGCTCACATGAGATTGGTACACCTAGCTGGCAGCATGTTGGCAGCTAACATAATGCTGTCCACTACCCTACCATGTTTGGACTTTGTTGTTCACCTTACCTCTGCTACTATAAAAGCTGGTAACAAGTTTATTAACAATCCTGTCCACAAAAAGTTGTTAAACCAAGCTGGCATCATGTTGGTAGCTGACATTATGCTGCATACCAACGAATTACGTGTGGAATTATCATAAAATGCTGTCAACATGATCGTCAACTTGTTATCGCACACATGTCAACGCGAATCTAACATGCTCCAAATCATGTTGCCAACACATGTACGCGAGCACATGTGGACGCAACTCATGAGGCTCACGTTATGGTAGGAAAACCAAACCAAAATTCAAAATTATTcaacattaattgaacaaaattATCTTTCCGTAGTTAATATAACTGATAATACTATAaaaatattattggtaatatttagAGTGCACTCAGCAAtcgttatatgaaaaaaaaaaactgcaaaataagTTATTAAGGTAAATTCCAACATATGGTACAGTATACATGGGTAAATGATTGAACAACACTTCAAGTTGGATCTGATGTGCAGGAATGCAAACGAGATATCGATATACGTATCAGCAAATTGCCTCTATTTCAGTGACCATTCATCCTCAAAGTCGCTTAATTCAAAGTACGAAAATGATAGGTTTATGCATCAGGTGTTAAATGAAGGGTTGCTATGTCCATTAAAGTCACGCCCTTGaactaaaaatatgtaaataatgatTTAATATCATGTATCAAGAACCTTATATGCATGCCATTTACCAGCACTATATACAGTacgtaataacaaaataattacgAATACACCTTGATATCACTGTTTAAAAAACTCTATTTAATTGTGTAAACTATATGTCTCATTTTTGGAATACAAGCAACACAAAACATGAACAATCAAAAGATCTAGATTATAAACCTTCCCCTGAACACCAACGACTCTGGATCACTAGTAAGTACCTGTGACATATTTCGAATTCTCATCAAAATCAATGACCCCGTTGGTTCTAAGTGCCAGTCTCCCTTCGCGAAAAGACCCTTCCCAGTGAAGGGATCAAGAATTTTCCCCCTTTAACAAACCCATCAGCAGAGACATTTTACCTTTTTGTTCCAGTAGATGTTTTGCCGTATTTACAACGATATGAAGGGGATCACCGTTAAAGTCCCTCAATTTATGAAAATAACCATGATTAAGGTTGGCCCTATAATGTCGCAGGTAAAAAGATGCTGTCTGGTATGCAAAATTCAACTAAATAGTTGAAATAAATAACAATTGGTATCCTATTGGATACGTTCCAGCCTGAC
Coding sequences within:
- the LOC137621101 gene encoding neural cell adhesion molecule L1-like; its protein translation is MVAEKGCMIRTVLWISCCVTTLKAGFTLEQGIPHFNTKPYFLETPARNVTALEGQSAYLHCRVAQLGDKKVSWIRKRDLHVLTSGLQTFASDERFLSLHADRSENWTLHIRFSQARDSGEYQCQVNTDPKISMIFTLTVKEAATLMDGSDQRYVRAGSTIQLSCKTSIVSQPPGLLYWYRDSEILKRAGRVNITTQLENETVSKLMIHNARISDSGNYTCWPTKFLPASVMVHVIPEEKTAAKSQGGGSNGNSNSNSGSTTTATTASSASVHPGLRWNWMLMLVVAMISQAYIMPVHTGPSLIPGPIR